Proteins encoded together in one Pseudomonas sp. Seg1 window:
- a CDS encoding TetR/AcrR family transcriptional regulator, producing the protein MKTRDRILECALQLFNEKGEPNVSTMEVANEMGISPGNLYYHFHGKEPLILGLFERFQNELAPLLDPPSDVELAPEDYWLFLHLIVERLAQYRFLFQDLSNLAGRLPKLAKGIRHLLNALKRTLASLLARLKAGGQLVSDTQALGQLVEQITMTLLFSLDYQRILDREGEVRLVVYQIMMLVAPHLLPPVKVATERMALQYLEDHD; encoded by the coding sequence ATGAAAACCCGCGACCGGATTCTCGAATGTGCTCTGCAACTGTTCAACGAAAAGGGCGAGCCAAACGTCTCCACCATGGAGGTTGCCAACGAAATGGGGATCAGCCCCGGCAACCTCTACTACCACTTCCACGGCAAGGAACCGCTGATACTCGGGTTGTTCGAACGTTTCCAGAATGAACTGGCGCCGCTGCTCGATCCGCCCTCGGATGTGGAGCTGGCGCCGGAGGATTACTGGCTGTTCCTGCATTTGATCGTCGAGCGACTGGCGCAGTATCGGTTTCTGTTTCAGGACCTGTCGAACCTGGCCGGACGGTTGCCGAAACTGGCGAAGGGGATTCGTCATTTGCTCAATGCTCTGAAGCGCACGCTGGCGTCATTGCTGGCACGGTTGAAAGCGGGCGGGCAGTTGGTCAGTGATACCCAGGCGTTGGGGCAACTGGTGGAGCAGATCACCATGACCCTGCTGTTCTCGCTGGACTATCAGCGGATTCTTGATCGTGAGGGTGAGGTCAGACTCGTCGTGTACCAGATCATGATGCTGGTGGCGCCGCACTTGCTGCCGCCGGTGAAAGTGGCGACCGAACGGATGGCCCTGCAATACCTTGAAGATCACGACTGA
- the phaC gene encoding class II poly(R)-hydroxyalkanoic acid synthase has translation MRDKPATGVVPSPAVFINAQSAITGLRGRDLLSTLRSVAAHGLRNPIHSAKHALKLGGQLGRVLLGETLHPTNPQDTRFADPAWSLNPFYRRSLQAYLAWQKQVKSWIDESNMSDDDRARAHFAFTLLNDAVAPSNTLLNPLAIKELFNSGGNSLVRGLSHLFDDLLHNDGLPRQVTRQAFEVGKTVATTTGSVVFRNEMLELIQYKPMSEKQYAKPLLVVPPQINKYYIFDLSPHNSFVQYALKNGLQTFMISWRNPDVRHREWGLSTYVEAVEEAMNVCRAITGAREVNLMGACAGGLTIAALQGHLQAKRQLRRISSATYLVSLLDSQIETPATLFADEQTLEAAKRRSYQKGVLDGRDMAKIFAWMRPNDLIWSYFVNNYLLGKEPPAFDILYWNNDNTRLPAAFHGDLLDFFKHNPLTHPGGLEVCGTPIDLQKVTVDSFSVAGMNDHITPWDAVYRSTLLLGGERRFVLSNSGHVQSILNPPSNPKAAYVENGKMSSDPRAWYYDAKHVDGSWWPQWLEWIQQRSGAQHETTFTLGNPNYPPMEAAPGTYVRVR, from the coding sequence ATGCGCGACAAACCAGCGACGGGCGTAGTGCCCAGCCCCGCCGTGTTCATCAACGCACAAAGTGCGATCACCGGTCTGCGTGGCCGGGATCTGCTCTCGACCTTGCGCAGTGTCGCCGCCCATGGTCTGCGTAATCCGATTCACAGCGCGAAACACGCCTTGAAACTCGGCGGCCAGCTCGGCCGTGTGCTGCTCGGCGAAACCTTACACCCGACCAACCCGCAGGACACTCGCTTCGCCGATCCGGCGTGGAGCCTCAACCCGTTTTACCGGCGCAGCCTGCAGGCCTATCTGGCTTGGCAGAAGCAGGTCAAAAGCTGGATCGATGAAAGCAACATGAGCGATGACGACCGCGCCCGTGCACACTTTGCCTTCACCCTGCTCAACGACGCCGTGGCCCCGTCCAACACCCTGCTCAACCCGCTGGCGATCAAGGAGCTGTTCAACTCCGGCGGTAACAGTCTGGTGCGCGGCCTCAGTCATCTGTTCGATGACCTGCTGCACAACGACGGCTTGCCACGGCAGGTCACTCGTCAGGCTTTCGAGGTCGGCAAGACCGTCGCCACCACCACCGGCTCGGTGGTGTTTCGCAATGAGATGCTGGAGCTGATCCAGTACAAGCCGATGAGCGAAAAGCAGTACGCCAAGCCGCTGCTGGTGGTGCCGCCGCAAATCAACAAGTACTACATCTTCGACCTGAGCCCACACAACAGCTTCGTCCAGTACGCGCTGAAGAACGGCTTGCAGACCTTCATGATCAGCTGGCGCAACCCCGATGTGCGCCATCGCGAGTGGGGCCTGTCGACCTACGTTGAAGCGGTGGAAGAAGCGATGAACGTGTGCCGGGCAATCACCGGCGCCCGCGAAGTGAACCTGATGGGTGCCTGCGCCGGCGGACTGACCATCGCAGCCTTGCAAGGTCATTTGCAGGCCAAGCGGCAGTTGCGCCGCATCTCCAGCGCGACCTATCTGGTCAGCCTGCTCGACAGCCAGATCGAAACCCCGGCCACGCTGTTTGCCGATGAGCAGACGCTGGAAGCGGCCAAGCGCCGCTCCTATCAGAAAGGCGTGCTGGACGGCCGCGACATGGCGAAGATCTTTGCCTGGATGCGCCCGAACGATTTGATCTGGAGCTACTTCGTCAACAACTACCTGCTGGGCAAAGAACCGCCCGCCTTCGACATCCTTTACTGGAACAACGACAACACCCGCCTGCCCGCCGCGTTTCACGGCGATCTGCTGGACTTCTTCAAACACAACCCGTTGACCCATCCCGGCGGCCTGGAAGTGTGCGGCACGCCGATCGATCTGCAAAAAGTCACCGTCGACAGCTTCAGCGTCGCCGGCATGAACGATCACATCACGCCGTGGGACGCGGTGTATCGCTCGACCCTGCTGCTGGGTGGCGAGCGCCGCTTCGTGCTGTCCAACAGCGGCCACGTGCAAAGCATCCTCAACCCGCCAAGCAACCCGAAAGCCGCGTACGTCGAGAACGGGAAGATGAGCAGCGACCCACGCGCCTGGTACTACGACGCCAAACACGTTGATGGCAGCTGGTGGCCGCAGTGGCTGGAATGGATTCAACAGCGCTCCGGTGCCCAGCACGAAACCACGTTTACCCTCGGCAACCCGAACTATCCACCGATGGAGGCCGCGCCCGGTACTTACGTGCGTGTGCGCTGA
- the phaZ gene encoding poly(3-hydroxyalkanoate) depolymerase — protein MPQPFIFRTVDLDGQTLRTAVRPGKPHLTPLLIFNGIGANLELVFPFVAALDPDLEVIAFDVPGVGGSSTPNRPYRFPGLAKLTARMLDYLDYGQVNVIGVSWGGALAQQFAYDYPERCKKLVLAATAAGAVMVPGKPKVLWMMASPRRYIQPSHVIRIAPLIYGGSFRRDPTLAASHAAKVRSAGKLGYYWQLFAGLGWTSIHWLHKIHQPTLVLAGDDDPLIPLINMRMLAWRIPNAQLHIIDDGHLFLITRAEAVAPIIMKFLQEERQRAVMHPHPTPLGG, from the coding sequence ATGCCGCAACCGTTCATTTTTCGTACCGTCGACCTGGATGGCCAGACCCTCCGCACGGCAGTACGCCCCGGCAAGCCTCACTTGACGCCCTTGCTGATTTTCAACGGCATCGGCGCCAACCTGGAGCTGGTGTTTCCGTTCGTCGCGGCGCTGGATCCGGACCTGGAAGTGATCGCTTTCGACGTGCCCGGGGTCGGCGGTTCTTCGACGCCGAACCGGCCGTATCGCTTTCCTGGCCTGGCCAAGCTGACTGCGCGGATGCTCGATTACCTCGACTACGGTCAGGTCAATGTGATCGGCGTGTCGTGGGGGGGCGCACTGGCGCAGCAATTCGCCTACGACTACCCCGAGCGCTGCAAGAAACTGGTGCTGGCGGCGACCGCTGCCGGTGCAGTGATGGTGCCGGGCAAACCGAAAGTGCTGTGGATGATGGCCAGCCCCCGGCGCTACATCCAGCCATCCCATGTCATCCGCATCGCGCCTTTGATCTACGGCGGCTCGTTCCGCCGTGACCCGACGCTGGCCGCCAGCCATGCGGCGAAAGTGCGTTCGGCAGGCAAGCTCGGTTACTACTGGCAACTGTTCGCCGGCCTTGGCTGGACCAGCATTCACTGGCTGCACAAGATCCATCAACCGACGCTGGTACTGGCCGGCGATGACGATCCGCTGATTCCGCTGATCAACATGCGCATGCTCGCTTGGCGCATTCCCAATGCGCAGTTGCACATCATCGACGACGGTCATCTGTTCCTGATCACCCGCGCCGAAGCGGTGGCGCCGATCATCATGAAATTCCTCCAGGAGGAGCGTCAACGCGCCGTGATGCACCCGCATCCAACTCCGCTCGGCGGTTAA
- the phaC gene encoding class II poly(R)-hydroxyalkanoic acid synthase: MSNKNNDDLKYQASENTLGLNPVVGLRGKDLLASARMVLKQAIKQPIHSVKHVTHFGLELKNVLFGKSELQPAGDDRRFADPAWSQNPLYKRYLQTYLAWRKELHAWIDDSSLSPKDIARGHFVINLMTEAMAPTNTAANPAAVKRFFETGGKSLLDGLSHLAKDLVHNGGMPSQVNMGAFEVGKSLGVTEGAVVFRNDVLELIQYKPITEQVHERPLLVVPPQINKFYVFDLSPDKSLARFCLRNNVQTFIVSWRNPTKAQREWGLSTYIDALKEAVDVVTAITGSKDVNMLGACSGGITCTALLGHYAAIGEKKVNALTLLVSVLDTTLDSDVALFVDEQTLETAKRHSYQAGVLEGKDMAKVFAWMRPNDLIWNYWVNNYLLGNEPPVFDILFWNNDTTRLPAAFHGDLIEMFKNNPLIRPNALEVCGTPIDLKQVTADIFSLAGTNDHITPWKSCYKSAQLFGGKVEFVLSSSGHIQSILNPPGNPKSRYMTGEEMAANADDWQENSTKHTDSWWLYWQTWQAERSGNLKKAPTKLGNKAYAPGEASPGTYVHER, from the coding sequence ATGAGTAACAAGAATAACGATGACCTGAAGTACCAAGCCTCGGAAAACACCCTGGGGCTTAATCCCGTCGTTGGGCTACGCGGAAAGGATCTGCTGGCCTCTGCTCGTATGGTGCTGAAACAGGCCATCAAACAACCGATCCATAGCGTCAAGCACGTCACCCATTTCGGCCTCGAACTGAAGAACGTGTTGTTCGGCAAATCCGAACTGCAACCGGCCGGCGATGACCGTCGCTTCGCCGATCCTGCGTGGAGCCAGAACCCGCTCTACAAACGTTATCTGCAAACTTATCTGGCGTGGCGCAAGGAACTCCACGCCTGGATCGATGACAGCAGCCTGTCACCCAAAGACATCGCCCGTGGGCATTTCGTCATTAACCTGATGACCGAAGCCATGGCCCCGACCAACACGGCGGCCAACCCGGCAGCGGTCAAACGCTTCTTCGAAACGGGCGGCAAAAGCCTGCTCGACGGCCTCTCGCATCTGGCCAAGGATCTGGTCCACAACGGCGGCATGCCGAGCCAGGTCAACATGGGCGCATTCGAGGTCGGCAAGAGCCTTGGTGTCACCGAAGGCGCCGTGGTGTTTCGCAACGACGTGCTGGAGCTGATCCAGTACAAGCCGATCACCGAACAGGTTCACGAGCGTCCATTGCTGGTGGTGCCACCACAGATCAACAAGTTCTACGTTTTCGACCTCAGCCCGGACAAGAGCCTGGCGCGCTTCTGCCTGCGCAACAACGTGCAGACGTTCATCGTCAGCTGGCGCAACCCGACCAAGGCGCAGCGCGAGTGGGGCCTGTCGACGTACATCGATGCGCTGAAAGAAGCGGTCGATGTGGTCACCGCCATCACCGGCAGCAAAGACGTGAACATGCTCGGCGCCTGCTCGGGCGGCATCACCTGCACCGCCCTGCTCGGCCACTACGCGGCGATCGGCGAGAAGAAGGTCAATGCCCTCACGCTGCTGGTCAGCGTGCTCGACACCACCCTGGACAGCGACGTCGCGCTATTTGTCGACGAGCAGACTCTGGAGACCGCCAAGCGCCACTCGTATCAGGCCGGCGTGCTCGAAGGCAAAGACATGGCCAAGGTCTTCGCGTGGATGCGGCCGAACGATCTGATCTGGAACTACTGGGTCAACAACTACCTGCTCGGCAACGAGCCGCCGGTGTTCGACATCCTGTTCTGGAACAACGACACCACACGGTTGCCGGCCGCGTTCCACGGCGACCTGATCGAAATGTTCAAAAACAACCCACTGATTCGCCCCAACGCACTGGAAGTGTGCGGCACGCCCATCGACCTCAAGCAGGTCACCGCCGACATCTTCTCGCTGGCCGGCACCAACGACCACATCACGCCGTGGAAGTCCTGCTACAAGTCGGCGCAGCTGTTTGGTGGCAAGGTCGAGTTCGTGCTGTCGAGCAGCGGCCACATCCAGAGCATTCTGAATCCGCCGGGCAATCCGAAATCGCGCTACATGACCGGCGAAGAGATGGCGGCGAATGCCGATGACTGGCAAGAGAACTCGACCAAGCACACCGATTCCTGGTGGCTGTACTGGCAGACGTGGCAAGCCGAGCGCTCGGGCAACCTGAAAAAAGCGCCAACCAAACTCGGCAACAAGGCATATGCGCCAGGTGAAGCCTCGCCGGGCACTTATGTTCACGAGCGGTAA
- a CDS encoding DUF971 domain-containing protein, which yields MIPTDIKLHKASKTLTLTYASGEEYTLPAEFLRVHSPSAEVQGHGKPILQFGKLNVGLSKLEPAGHYALKLTFDDGHDSGLFTWEYLYELGRRHDALWADYLAELKAAGKTRDPDESIVKLML from the coding sequence ATGATTCCTACCGACATCAAACTGCACAAAGCCTCGAAAACCCTGACGCTCACCTACGCGTCCGGCGAGGAGTACACCTTGCCCGCCGAATTCCTGCGCGTGCATTCCCCCTCCGCCGAGGTCCAGGGCCACGGCAAACCGATCCTGCAATTCGGCAAGCTCAACGTCGGTCTGAGCAAGCTGGAACCGGCCGGTCACTACGCACTGAAACTGACCTTCGACGACGGTCACGACAGCGGCTTGTTCACCTGGGAATATCTCTACGAGCTGGGGCGACGTCATGACGCACTCTGGGCCGATTATCTGGCCGAGCTCAAAGCCGCCGGAAAAACCCGCGATCCGGATGAGTCGATCGTCAAGCTGATGCTCTAG
- the hslU gene encoding ATP-dependent protease ATPase subunit HslU, which translates to MSMTPREIVHELNRHIIGQDDAKRAVAIALRNRWRRMQLPEELRVEVTPKNILMIGPTGVGKTEIARRLAKLANAPFIKVEATKFTEVGYVGRDVESIIRDLADAAIKMLREQEMTRVRHRAEDAAEDRILDALLPPARMGFSNEEAPSSDSNTRQLFRKRLREGQLDDKEIEIEVAEVAGIEIATPPGMEEMTNQLQSLFANMGKGKKKSRKLKVKEALKLVRDEEAGRLVNEEELKAKALEAVEQHGIVFIDEIDKVAKRGNVGGADVSREGVQRDLLPLIEGCTVNTKLGMVKTDHILFIASGAFHLSKPSDLVPELQGRLPIRVELKALTPEDFERILSEPHASLTEQYCALLKTEGLNIQFQPEGIQRIAEIAWQVNEKTENIGARRLHTLLERLLEEVSFSAGDMASTHDEKPILIDAAYVNSHLGELAQNEDLSRYIL; encoded by the coding sequence ATGTCCATGACTCCCCGCGAAATCGTCCACGAACTCAACCGCCACATCATCGGCCAGGACGATGCCAAGCGCGCCGTCGCGATTGCCCTGCGCAACCGCTGGCGCCGCATGCAGCTGCCTGAAGAGCTGCGCGTTGAAGTGACCCCGAAGAACATCCTGATGATCGGCCCGACCGGTGTCGGTAAAACCGAGATCGCCCGTCGTCTGGCGAAACTGGCCAACGCGCCGTTCATCAAGGTCGAAGCGACCAAGTTCACCGAAGTCGGCTATGTCGGCCGTGACGTCGAATCGATCATCCGTGATCTCGCCGATGCTGCGATCAAGATGCTGCGCGAGCAGGAAATGACCCGCGTTCGTCACCGCGCCGAAGACGCCGCCGAGGACCGTATCCTCGACGCCCTGCTGCCGCCGGCTCGCATGGGCTTCAGCAATGAAGAAGCGCCAAGCTCGGATTCCAACACCCGTCAGCTGTTCCGCAAGCGCCTGCGCGAAGGTCAGCTGGATGACAAGGAAATCGAGATCGAAGTCGCCGAAGTGGCCGGCATCGAAATCGCCACGCCGCCCGGCATGGAAGAGATGACCAACCAGTTGCAGTCGCTGTTTGCCAACATGGGCAAGGGCAAGAAGAAGTCTCGCAAGCTCAAGGTCAAAGAAGCACTGAAACTGGTGCGCGACGAAGAAGCCGGGCGTCTGGTCAATGAGGAAGAGCTGAAAGCCAAGGCGCTGGAAGCCGTCGAGCAGCACGGTATCGTGTTCATCGACGAGATCGACAAAGTCGCCAAGCGCGGTAACGTCGGCGGCGCTGACGTGTCCCGTGAAGGCGTGCAGCGCGACCTGCTGCCGCTGATCGAAGGCTGCACCGTCAACACCAAACTGGGCATGGTCAAGACTGATCACATTCTGTTCATTGCTTCCGGTGCGTTCCACCTGAGCAAACCGAGCGATCTGGTGCCGGAGCTGCAAGGCCGTCTGCCGATCCGCGTCGAACTCAAGGCCCTGACCCCGGAAGACTTCGAGCGCATTCTCAGCGAACCGCACGCCTCGCTCACCGAACAATACTGCGCACTGCTGAAAACCGAAGGCCTGAACATCCAGTTCCAGCCTGAAGGTATCCAGCGCATTGCCGAGATCGCCTGGCAGGTCAACGAGAAAACCGAGAACATTGGTGCCCGTCGTCTGCACACCTTGCTTGAGCGTCTGCTCGAAGAGGTGTCGTTCAGCGCCGGTGATATGGCCAGCACGCACGATGAGAAGCCGATTCTGATCGACGCGGCGTACGTCAACAGCCACCTCGGCGAATTGGCGCAGAACGAAGACCTGTCCCGCTACATTCTGTAG
- the hslV gene encoding ATP-dependent protease subunit HslV → MTTIVSVRRHGKVVMGGDGQVSLGNTVMKGNAKKVRRLYHGQVIAGFAGATADAFTLFERFEGQLEKHQGHLIRAAVELAKEWRTDRSLSRLEAMLAVANKDASLIITGNGDVVEPENGLIAMGSGGGYAQAAASALLKKTDLSAREIVETALGIAADICVFTNHTQTIEEQDLAEEA, encoded by the coding sequence TTGACCACCATCGTTTCAGTCCGCCGCCACGGCAAAGTCGTCATGGGCGGCGACGGCCAGGTTTCTCTCGGCAATACCGTGATGAAAGGCAACGCGAAAAAAGTGCGTCGCCTGTACCACGGCCAGGTCATCGCCGGTTTCGCCGGTGCCACCGCCGACGCCTTCACCCTGTTCGAACGTTTCGAAGGCCAGCTTGAGAAACATCAGGGCCACCTGATCCGCGCCGCCGTCGAACTCGCCAAAGAATGGCGCACCGACCGTTCCCTGAGCCGCCTCGAAGCCATGCTCGCGGTCGCCAACAAGGACGCCTCCCTGATCATTACCGGCAACGGTGACGTGGTCGAACCGGAGAATGGCCTGATCGCCATGGGCTCCGGCGGCGGCTACGCACAGGCAGCAGCCAGCGCCCTGCTGAAAAAGACCGATCTGTCGGCCCGGGAAATCGTCGAAACCGCCCTCGGTATCGCCGCCGACATCTGTGTATTCACCAACCACACTCAGACCATTGAGGAGCAGGATCTCGCTGAAGAAGCCTGA
- a CDS encoding SPOR domain-containing protein, giving the protein MAAKKKPAPKRGASRYQAPAKQPIPGWLWMAIGLTVGAFIVFLMKLEPGKGSDTVKREKVEQAQQQKASKIAEANKTPPSPTQPVKPKYDFYTLLPESEVIVPPDAVPEKTLPTPQVPTTPVTPAEAAKIDTARAQAALAGITPPPAPPVAKAAPVTKFFLQAGSFRKETDADKVRAQIILLGQAVAVESGTVKDETWYRVLVGPFSNREQLTTAQKQLAGAGFSNLLLQQRQSR; this is encoded by the coding sequence TTGGCTGCCAAGAAAAAACCTGCACCCAAGCGTGGCGCCAGCCGTTACCAAGCTCCTGCGAAGCAACCGATTCCGGGTTGGCTGTGGATGGCCATCGGCCTGACGGTCGGTGCGTTCATCGTGTTCCTGATGAAGCTGGAGCCGGGCAAGGGCAGCGACACGGTCAAGCGTGAGAAGGTCGAGCAGGCGCAACAGCAGAAAGCGTCGAAGATCGCCGAGGCCAACAAGACCCCGCCGAGCCCGACGCAACCGGTGAAGCCGAAGTACGACTTCTACACGCTGCTGCCGGAATCGGAAGTGATCGTGCCGCCGGACGCCGTGCCGGAGAAAACCCTGCCGACACCGCAAGTGCCGACGACTCCCGTCACTCCGGCGGAAGCGGCAAAAATCGACACCGCACGCGCTCAAGCGGCACTGGCCGGGATTACCCCGCCGCCAGCGCCACCGGTGGCCAAAGCGGCGCCGGTGACGAAGTTCTTCCTCCAGGCCGGCTCGTTCCGCAAAGAGACGGATGCCGACAAGGTCCGTGCGCAGATCATTCTGCTCGGTCAGGCAGTGGCGGTTGAGTCCGGCACGGTCAAGGATGAAACCTGGTATCGCGTTTTGGTCGGCCCGTTCAGCAACCGCGAACAGCTGACCACGGCGCAGAAACAACTGGCTGGCGCCGGTTTCAGCAACCTGTTGTTACAACAACGCCAGAGCCGCTGA
- the argS gene encoding arginine--tRNA ligase has translation MKDTIRQLIQQALTQLVNEGVLPEGLTPAIQVENARDKTHGDFASNIAMMLAKPAGMKPRDLAEKIIAALPADENVTKAEIAGPGFINFFQNTQALASRLDAALADAHVGVRKAGPAQRTVVDLSAPNLAKEMHVGHLRSTIIGDGVARVLEFLGDEVIRQNHVGDWGTQFGMLMAYLQENPITSDELSDLENFYRAAKQRFDESEEFADRARGLVVKLQAGDAECLALWTKFKDISLSHCQKIYELLNVKLTMADVMGESAYNDDLINVVNDLKAAGMLVESNGAQCVFLDEFKNADGDPLPVIIVKADGGYLYATTDLAAVRYRSGKLKADRALYFVDQRQALHFQQVFAVARKAGFVTHPMEMEHMGFGTMNGADGRPFKTRDGGTVKLIDLLTEAQERAYNLVKEKNPELAEDELRNIAKVVGIGAVKYADLSKHRTSDYSFNFDLMLNFEGNTAPYLLYAYTRVAGVFRKLGKDFSEVDGQIVLDAAHEQELAAKLAQFGEVLNNVSDKGTPHILCTYLYDVAGLFSSFYENCPILAAETPAQMQSRLRLAALTGRTLKQGLELLGLETLERM, from the coding sequence ATGAAAGACACCATTCGCCAGCTGATCCAACAAGCCCTCACCCAACTCGTCAACGAAGGTGTGTTGCCTGAAGGCCTGACGCCGGCGATCCAGGTGGAGAACGCCCGCGACAAGACCCACGGCGACTTCGCCAGCAACATCGCGATGATGCTGGCCAAGCCTGCTGGCATGAAACCGCGCGACCTGGCGGAAAAAATCATCGCCGCACTGCCGGCTGACGAAAACGTCACCAAGGCTGAAATCGCCGGCCCGGGCTTCATCAACTTCTTCCAGAACACTCAGGCTCTGGCTTCGCGCCTCGACGCCGCGCTGGCCGACGCCCATGTTGGCGTACGCAAGGCTGGTCCTGCGCAGCGCACCGTGGTCGACCTGTCGGCGCCGAACCTGGCCAAGGAAATGCACGTTGGCCACCTGCGCTCGACCATCATTGGTGACGGCGTGGCCCGCGTTCTCGAATTCCTCGGCGACGAAGTGATCCGTCAGAACCACGTCGGCGACTGGGGCACCCAGTTCGGCATGCTGATGGCCTATCTGCAGGAAAACCCGATCACCAGCGACGAGCTGTCCGATCTGGAAAACTTCTACCGCGCCGCCAAGCAGCGTTTCGACGAGTCCGAAGAATTCGCCGACCGCGCCCGTGGCCTGGTGGTCAAGTTGCAGGCCGGCGATGCCGAGTGCCTGGCGCTGTGGACCAAGTTCAAGGACATCTCGCTGTCGCACTGCCAGAAAATCTACGAACTGCTCAACGTCAAACTGACCATGGCCGACGTGATGGGCGAAAGCGCCTACAACGACGACCTGATCAACGTGGTCAACGATCTGAAAGCCGCCGGCATGCTGGTCGAGAGCAACGGCGCCCAGTGCGTGTTCCTCGACGAATTCAAGAACGCCGACGGCGACCCGCTGCCGGTGATCATCGTCAAGGCTGACGGCGGCTACCTGTACGCCACAACCGACCTGGCGGCCGTGCGCTACCGCAGCGGCAAGCTGAAAGCCGATCGCGCGCTGTACTTCGTCGACCAGCGTCAGGCCCTGCACTTCCAGCAAGTGTTCGCCGTGGCGCGCAAGGCCGGTTTCGTGACCCATCCGATGGAAATGGAACACATGGGCTTCGGCACCATGAACGGCGCCGACGGCCGTCCGTTCAAGACCCGTGATGGCGGCACCGTGAAGCTGATCGACCTGCTGACCGAAGCGCAGGAACGTGCCTACAACCTGGTGAAAGAGAAGAATCCGGAGCTTGCCGAAGACGAACTGCGCAACATCGCCAAAGTCGTCGGCATCGGCGCGGTGAAATACGCCGACCTGTCCAAGCACCGCACCAGCGACTACAGCTTCAACTTCGACCTGATGCTGAACTTCGAAGGCAACACCGCGCCGTACCTGCTGTACGCCTACACCCGCGTCGCCGGTGTGTTCCGCAAACTGGGCAAGGACTTCAGCGAAGTCGACGGCCAGATCGTTCTCGACGCGGCACACGAGCAAGAGCTGGCAGCGAAACTGGCGCAGTTCGGCGAAGTGCTGAACAACGTGTCCGACAAAGGCACGCCGCACATTCTCTGCACCTACCTGTATGACGTCGCCGGTCTGTTCTCCAGCTTCTACGAGAACTGCCCGATCCTCGCCGCCGAAACGCCGGCCCAGATGCAGAGCCGTCTGCGCCTGGCCGCGCTGACCGGCCGCACCCTCAAGCAAGGCCTGGAGCTGTTGGGTCTGGAAACTCTGGAGCGTATGTAA